In Methanobrevibacter sp. TMH8, the sequence AGTTCTTTTTTCCATTTTAGAATCCATTACAGGTACAACAACACCCATAATACTCCTTGACTCAATATCAACATCAATAGATTCTTTAACAGATAAAGCAGATTTTTGAACTGCTGAATCACCCATAACAACTTGAGCAGCAGTTAAATCCTCAAAAGCACTTTTAAGAGTTTCTTCAACTTTTCCACGAGATCCTTTAACCCTATCTAAAATATCAAAAAACTCTTTAATTAAAGCATCACGTTTTTCTTTAAGTAAACTATGACCTTTAACAGCAAGTTTTTCTCTATCTTTGAGTTTTAATAACTCCATTCGAGTAGGGTTAATCCCTTCCATTGTTTCTTGTGCCATTTTATCCTCCTAACCCAGGATTATAAATAAGATTAATAAGGATTATGATAATATTGAACAGATAAGTTCAATATTAGTTTTCTGGAAGATATATAGGAATGTGCTCTTCCTTAACCCTTTTAAGCTCAGATTTAGGT encodes:
- a CDS encoding V-type ATP synthase subunit D — its product is MAQETMEGINPTRMELLKLKDREKLAVKGHSLLKEKRDALIKEFFDILDRVKGSRGKVEETLKSAFEDLTAAQVVMGDSAVQKSALSVKESIDVDIESRSIMGVVVPVMDSKMEKRTLVDRGYSFADTSVRLDEAAKKFEESLALIIELGEIEKTIYLLAAEIESTKRRVNALEHIMIPKLQNTVKSIEMRLQEMERENFVRLKMIKSTIEAEE